The Myripristis murdjan chromosome 8, fMyrMur1.1, whole genome shotgun sequence genomic sequence CTATTAAACAGTTGCcataaaattcaaattcttcAAAACTAAAGTATTTATTGAAACTTCTGacaaaatttaaagaaaaacttatatgagttttttttttttttttttttttttttgtagtgtttgATACATCTGGAAATTTATTGTGCACAACAtgcttttttaaacaaacacacaacatttttaaccccttaaactctgagCTTCCTCTAACATTTTCCTCAAGTGATTTCATACATgggatatttttttccccagtgttgGACAACACGGTCATACatgttagggttggggttataATCCCATGTCCTGTGTGAGCTGAAGCTGCGGGGCGGCGACGCTCTGCAGGCCACGAGGCTTCAGCCACTCAAGGCTCTCCAGGTCTCCGGCGTCACCACAGAGAAGACGGTTGCTCTTTCGAAGCCGTTGAAGTTGGAGGACACGGAGAGCGTGTAGGCACCCGTGGCGTCCATGAGGAGCCACTCCCCCACCTGCAGCTCCGGCAGCaggcagctgtcagtcagccgGTCCATGCTGTCGCAGGTCGGACCCCAGATCACAGAGCGGTACCTCCGCTCGCCTCCGCCAACCGCCTgtgatgcatacacacacacacacacacacacacacacacacacaaaatgacatcCACATGGTTCACCATAGTTCCTTCTGTGAAAAAAGCCATAAGAGATTAACTTTAAACCTTATAAATGTTTTGAAGGGCAAAAATCTTGAGACCAAACAATGTTTGAGATTTTACTGAACAGATCATACTGATGATGACACATGGCAGGTGTTCACATTGTACAGTCTTTTAGTGGGCATTTCCTAATTTCATCCAGCAGAGGGTGTGAACACTGGGAGTATTACAGAGTGCTGTGATTCATGTAGCCTGTATGTCATCATCCAGATGTTCATGAACTTATTTATTTGACTGTGTGGTTTCAAACGGGACGGCTTCTTGATCAGCTGATGTGGCTGAATGTTGAAGGCAGGTGTTGTGACCTGAGTTGTGTTTATCTGAATTCATGACACGCCCCTGCCTGCACCATGATTTACATGAAGGGTAGGTGTGGTGTTGGTGTTTTACCCTCTGGGGGTAGAGAGAAACGCTGCCAAACTCAGGATGGTTGATGAAGAACCTCAGGGAGCCGTACAGGCCGTCATTAACGTAGTACATCATCACGATATCAGGATCACCctctggaaaaaacacacacaagatacTGAAATTACCACTGGATCCATCGTGCACTGGCTTGACAAATAACCAcccacaaaaccaaacaaataaataagttcCACTTTTCTGTGGTATTCCCTTTTGTTAACATCTGTCCAGTTAAATTAAGTTTCACAGCTTTGCAGCACAGATGAGCTGAAGCTCCCAATGGCTTGCAAGAACAACGTGATCTGCAACGTTTTAAAAGCTGCCAGCTTATCAAACAAGACAAGGAGGTGTTTTCATTCGTTTCCATGGTGAGAACAGCATCTTTACCGTTGTGCTCAGCTGCGTCCTCCATGGTGACTGTTTTGGCGAAGACGTTCACTGCCAGAGTGAAGGCGGTCTCCATGAAGTACCGTCCTGGTTCAGCAATAATCTGCACCCCACAGTCGGGGGGGAAGAACTCGTCCAAGGCCACGTTGATGCACTCTGCGATCTAGGACAGCAGAGGCAGATAAATATGAGGCAAAACAGGAAGTGTTACAATTGTTAGACCACAAACAAGTGACCGAGGACAAGGCTCGCATGGACGTATGCGTACCTCAACTGTCCTCTGTGTAATTTTAGGAGCTACATGGAAATGAAATCACAACATCTGATcagattttcacatttcacattagaCACATTTGTCTACCAAATAATGATGTAGCCACatttaataaattataataaatgttatttataCAGAACCCTACTTAGGGGAATGGAGAGCCCTTTTCATCCCGTAACAACAGATGTCCCAGAGAGGGAAGGGACCGAAGACGGTCCAGGCTCGTCATGGGGAGTCGCTGCTCCACCGTCGGGGCTGTGCGGCTCAAACCGGGCTCGCCGGATCTGTTACTGTCTGCTGTGGATCATAGCTCAGACTTCAGCAACTTCGTCCAGTGGAGCGCTCAGCACGGGAAGTCCAATCGGCATGGACACAAAAAGCGAGCCATGACGATGAAGTGTCTCCAGCCAGCTTGTGTATGCTTCGCACCCGAAGCTTGTCTGGGGACTATTTACCCACAGCAAGAACCACAGAAACATGTATTGGCTGTTGCTCTCAGGTACAGTATAAGACCCTGCTGTTTTTGTAGGGCTGGTACTGTGGACATCAGCCCTGGCAAAAGTACCAGATAACTCAATGGGCAgcggaaaaacaaaaagtatgCAGTATTTCCAACAAGTCCTACAGCGACAATCTGGGGCTGAAAATTATGTCGTCCACCAGCCCACCCTAGAAATTAAATTTCAAATTATATAACAAAAACTATATGTTTTGTCCTGCAGGGATAggaacactttattgatcccggGAGAGAAACTGAGTATATTGGGATAAACTGGGATAAACTGGGATAAACTGGGATGGGAACCCACTGAAGCTGACAGCAGTGTCGGTGCTTctgcaacattaaaaaacacaaataaaacaggagaaatgTGCCCCATCCCAGTGGCCTCCTTCAGCGGTCAGGATGGGACGGCTGATCAGCTGACACCTTCACCTGCCCTGGTTTTCTTTCATCCATTTTTGTTGGGCCAGCAGGCgaataaacacacaaagaggcGCAAATGCTGTCCAGTTCTAAAATGCAACCACGAGGAGGACAAGGGCTTCCTCGGTGGCTGTTAACACCTTCCAGATGCTACTAGCAGTCACTGTAATTAAAAGGAAAGCTTTGCTGTACCTCTTCAAATTTCAGTGGAAAGTTGTCGCTCCCGGGGAAGCCTCCACCAATGTCCAGAAGACTCATCTGGAAGCCCATCTGGTTCTGCAAAGGAAAATTAAATGCAAAGATACTAACATGCCTGTGGAGGAAGGCACACAGTGTTGTGGTAAAATAATTtctgaaaatatgaatatgtgttCCCTGcaagaaaactgaaattaaatttacCCTTAACTCAGTTTTAGCCCAACCTGTGTGTGACACTAATGTCAGCATATGGAATGCACGTTGAAGTTTGAGTACCAAAGTaaaatgtaccaaaaaaaaaaaatctaaaaactggagaaaagaaagaaaaagaaaaaaaaatgaaaaattgtaaaatattactcaaaaaaatgaaataaaaatgtgagtatatatatatgtgtgtgtgtgtgtgtgtgtgtgtatatatatatatatatatatatatatatacaccatatatatatatatatatgtgtgtgtgtgtgtgtgtgtatatatatatatatatacgtgtgtgtgtgtatatatatatatatatatatatatatatattcacatttttattatatatatatatatatatatatatatatatatataaaatctcatttttaattatatatttttatatttagaactaaattaaattaattagaactaaaaactaaattacaagaaaataccATTAAATCACCACAAAGTTACTCTCCAAAAATCAAATGCATAAAGCAGGgttcaccaatcatgtgccatggagggccgagagtctgcaggttttcattccaaccaagacctccaccaggtgatttcactgattagctcctcctttctgatacaaggtgaggtgatcggtgaagtcacctggtggaggtcttggttggaatgaaaacctgcagcctctcggcctccatggcacatgattggtgacccctggcaTAAAGAAAGTTCCTGggtgtcaaagggttaatgTGGGTCACTCACTGCGGTGTTGAAAACGTGGCGGGCGTCTGCGATGGCCCGCCTGTACGCCCGGCTGTCGCTGCACATGCAGCCCACATGGAAGCTGACTCCCACCACATCCAGGCCCAGCTCCCCAGCCCGCCGCAGCAGCCCGCCGGCGGCTGCCGGTCGGGCCCCGAACTTCAGATTTAGCCTCCTCAGAGAGCTGGAGTCATCCACGGTGATGCGGAGCACCAGTCTGGACATTCACCACAAACTCATGTTCAGCTCAGGAGCTCACA encodes the following:
- the LOC115363724 gene encoding ornithine decarboxylase-like; amino-acid sequence: MAALDPKRYDINILENGGTVREFIDKKIDELSLADCSEPFHVADLDDVYKKHLTWSENLPRVTPFYAVKCNTTPAVIRTLSALGTGFDCASKAEIELVLSLGATPDRIIYAHTTKPEAHIKYARARGVHMMTFDNQDELTKIARCHPSAKLVLRITVDDSSSLRRLNLKFGARPAAAGGLLRRAGELGLDVVGVSFHVGCMCSDSRAYRRAIADARHVFNTANQMGFQMSLLDIGGGFPGSDNFPLKFEEIAECINVALDEFFPPDCGVQIIAEPGRYFMETAFTLAVNVFAKTVTMEDAAEHNGKDAGDPDIVMMYYVNDGLYGSLRFFINHPEFGSVSLYPQRAVGGGERRYRSVIWGPTCDSMDRLTDSCLLPELQVGEWLLMDATGAYTLSVSSNFNGFERATVFSVVTPETWRALSG